Below is a genomic region from Dioscorea cayenensis subsp. rotundata cultivar TDr96_F1 chromosome 14, TDr96_F1_v2_PseudoChromosome.rev07_lg8_w22 25.fasta, whole genome shotgun sequence.
TGATGTTCTCATTGAAAAGATTAAGTTGATATTGCAAAACTAtgcatatatatagttttttaatagCATAAGTTGAATTGCAGCTCAAAAGGTTAGGTTTTTGGGCATTCACCATTGAAGTCATGGGTACCCATGAGCAacatctttttaataaaaagttttgaaattaaaacaaaaaaaaacaacctgGCGGGTTGACTGACCTTGGTGACCAGGCCTACCGAGTTATAGGTTTGGGATATTCTAACCTATAATCGGGCCCGCTATAGTACGGACCCGTTACGATTTACTAGCCCACCCGCCGAGTCAACTGAACTGGCTAGGGATGAGGGTGGGGAATGCCTCTACCATCCCTAACCCGCATGGCAATAAGACGGGGCGGGGGAACTCCTATTGCCTGCTCATGTCCAActattcttccacttttcaagtcttctttcaatttgttgcactagggtcttatgtggccagtctctccacaatgaaagcatgcaggcacttcactttttggttcttcccttgctttgacttgcttttctttaatattttgttgtgtagttgacttgacaaacacaactccATGAACCTTCTGTCTTGACACTTGAGCtttctccaatatacccaaCACCATGTCAGGCTTTACTAGTTCTTCCAACTGATAGAATCTTGTCAAGCTTGCCAGTACCCTTGTTCAAGGAGTCCAAGGTCTTCTCAGCATTGCACAGcttttctttacatatactcaactcttcctccaaAAGTTGGTTTTGCAGcatcatttcattgaatctgttCATCATGAGTTTATAACCAGTGAGAAGATCATTTTTTGTTACCTCATTGTACTCACTATCAGTTTCAGTGGATGTTGTAACggatgttgcaacatattctgCAACAAGCGTGGATCCTTTCATCACAGCAGGAAAAGATGTATGATGGTTACTTAGActtccttcatcttcttcctccaagTTGTTGTCTGaatcatcactccatctagcattcagTGACTTTCCTTTTTTCCTGAGAGTGTTAGCACATTCGGATTGATAGTGCCCAAAGCCaccacattctctacacttgatcttcatgcgatgatcttcgacttcttcccttttgtgatgatcttcaacttcttctttttctttatttagaccatcttttctttggaatttcttgccttgtgtcttgtattTTCTGATCATGTTATGCATCTTTcttgacaaaaaaacaaattctctatcctcttcatcttcatcttctgttaCAACAGCCTGTTGTAACTCCTTCTGATTTGTTGCTTCAACCTTTAAGGCTATATCTTCTACTCTTCTTTCAGAATTgagattcatctcatatgcttgcagGGACCCCATCAGCTTGTCCAGTTTCATAATTGATATGTTtattgcttcttctattgccgagatttttgcatcaaatattCTTAGAAGTGATCTAAGAGTCTTCCGGACTAGCTttttatccgagtactccttgccgagctggtaggcttgatttgcaatATCTATCAATTTGACATTGAACATGGCTAtggtctcatcttctcccatcctgagatttTCGAACATTGTTATcaacatttgaagtttagattctcttaccaagttggtgccttcatgaatggtttgaagatccccccaagctttcttggcgcactcgcatgttgcaatatacttgaactggttttcatcaactcctccaaagattGCGTTTAGAGCTTTCCCATTGGCATTAGCTTTGCGCATGTCTTCAATACTCCAGctacttttcttctttatgaTCTCGTTCTTGTCTTCATCAATTAGAGTAGGAGgggaccatccttcttctacggcaatacatgcactctcatcaatgtatttgataaacgccttcatGCGTGCCTTCCAATTTGGATAATTGGATCCATTTAACAACAgtggtcgtgtgacggaagctcttttttttccggccatcaatggaacttgtaaGGACCTCGctgactttgaaaccaaagcgaACACAGCTaccaaggctctgataccacttgttagttccgctGGTGTGGTTTGTGGGCTTTAGgcaacactcaagcactcataaaaatctcacacaaaccaacaaagaaaaagacacacgacgttggtaacccagttcggtgtccactcgcctacgtctggggggcaaAACcaggagataaacaatccactaaaagaggtgaaaatacataagtacaaacacttgtcactcagcactcacaaacaaagatcactaccttctctagattgtcttgtgcacccaCTCTCTCTAGCTTcggtcacacttacaatctacgagcaaggtagcttatatagacgcctcaacgccccaaatatagcacatacctcttttagaatctccgcggctactaatttaaaaaccttccgaaattagttattgcaactcctattgtaacataagttgcaacatggccctgactgcagACTTGACTGAGTTTTGGTTATGTtacggacgacctcaagacccatcaacctctcggtcatgcttagtccgagtcgatgcagtcAAATCTCATGATCCCGActaccggcaactagcctaccttataagttcctcatcacgcagtcccctcgcaagggtctcacgtccttgtgcgtcttcatggaacttgccaaacttagtcttcaaccttccaagtttggtctttaaagattctccaaacttgattttcaattcACTCAAGTTTGGTtctcaaatcttgcccttaatagacttcaatcaattttcatcaaggattcttcaaatcatatcttcaattagccttcattcatatcatgaatagatatttcttcaattaaactccaccatatttagtctttaatcaaatcacctaaatatgatcttgatatgatcttgtcttcaagttgtaacatatTACCaagaataactccaccaagatattcaagatattttcctccaagttatagacatattaaaaatagctccaccaagatcttcaagatgttttgccttgcaagccaagtctccttgccatgtcaccatgctttccatgtcatcGATTATGCttttgtcaccatggttgccacgtcattttgccttggtgtcaaatcatgccaattaaatagtgcggttgcactaacaatacAGATGAGATATTAGGGACCATAATTGTACAATAGTAAATATCTTctacctatatatataattattgaaaatgttttttaaaaaaatgttattttggattttaaaaataagattttttttaaattatggaatttatataattattgaaaatgtttttaaaaaatgttattttggattttaaaaataagaatttttttaaattatggaatttatataattattaaaaatgtttttagaaaaatgctattttggattttaaaaataagatttttttattataatggaATTTATtaggaattttaaaaaaaataaggcaaTGTTATTTATCCCATAAGAAGGAGGATGACAATAACCTTGAGGTACTTAAACAACTTAACCATATGTTTCGGTGTGGGAGATAGCCGTTGAGGGGACCgaatatttcataaatattttaaacagacacttatttttattatcataattattagtttaaaaaaattattttaaaaatatttaattttaattattattaattaaatataatttaattacctcaaacaaaatttttacataaatacttagaaaaatttatattttaccttgcatatttatttttttaatcacacaTATGTTAAAAACTagaaatacatttttttaatttaataattaaatgacaaGCACTTCAATTtatacaaaactaaaaatatgcaTATATCTAAAATGTAACTGTAAAAACTTAATAACCATTTATACTATTATTTTACATGGATTTTAAACTTCGATCTCAACCCTTTCTAAAATGAACATTCTacggaacaaataaacaagaaagtaGAAACACTTCCGCCAACATTTaaactttttcaaattttaaagaataaaaatacacataaaagtcaaaaaaataaatcctaattcaaaaccatcatcatcatcatcatcacgcTAATTGCGCGTACACATTAATAACGTTTCCAGACTGCCATaactataaacaaattaatatacatatatacactcaTAAATGGTAGTGAAACTGAAATGCAAGCTGCAGGTCAACTTAACATATCAGTTGACCCAAATTCCGCAGAGCATTAATCTATAAATTCATACCTCACCCCTTCCTCCATTGTTCCAACTCTTCTCTCTTATCctctcctcttctcttctcttttctcctcTCTTAAATAATCCTTATTCCAACTCCTCTATCCCTATTTCATATACTCAATTAAaccttattttaatttcttatttatctatatatatatatatatattattccaaattgagagagagagagagagagagtagttgttgaagaaggagaagaaggaaacaACAGTCTTCTTGTTTGTTGAAATTTTGTGGAAGAATAAGTAGTCATGGGAACAGAAGTGCCACCTCATGGAACCTACAAGAATAATACTTACCAGGTTCTCCTCTCCCTCTCACTCTCTCATCATTGATTATCATAAGATAAAAAGGCTTTAAATTCATTTTGCTTATAGATCTTTAGAGaaagttttatttgtatatatgattttatgattaaaaattaagttataAATTTTATGGAACTATAGATTGGttcttcctttgtttttcttaatataaatttaaataattaaataaatataatttagtgCATAAAAGCAAATATCATGTTTACAGGGGCATATAAGTAGTCTTTTGTTTTTCCtgtcttcttcttttaataAGGGTATGCAAGCAATAAAGGTAATAATGATTAATAACTGTGTATATGATATAGTAAACTTTCATTAgaaaaaatcttatatataacatataacaAATATTACTCATTTCAAATAGGGATGAAAATGGAGCAAACCTTGACCACCACTATCTTATCTGAATTATCTCCTACCTCATTCCGTGTCCCATCCTCTTAATAATTGTATATTAAATATCATAATCGCTACGGCTACCACAGTTTTTCTTCGTACTCTTATTCATTTCACACGgtcttatttttttgattttgtataattataaatacaaaagTGCAAACATACAACTAAaattgagagattttttttttccaaacccctataatatataatatatattaataaattaaaattacaataaatatttttttttgaaataatagacgacaaacgtcttttttatgaatataaacagtactggaacccggatgtatagtatatgtacagtataaaaataatataaaaatcccgggtgaacagtactgttgggggagagatttgaacccatgacctcccccttacactttgatgttataccattgggctatccaatggttgacaataaataattttttaataatatttttttaatttaaccattaaaatataaaagtataatCCAAACACacaattatgatatatataaatatataagtaaatttaaATTGGACATGAGTTGAGGCATGTTAAAACCAAAACTCTCCGGCCacacttaaataaaaaaatctccgCCCCACCCCGGCTTCttcaaccaaaaataaaaataaataaaaaaacaaacaaacagatTACGTCAAAAACCATGGCTCGGATTCTACCGTCCTAAATTTCAAATGTAAACAATACAAATGGCAAACATGAGctgttgttatttgtttttatggcCAGTGTTAAGAAGCATCACATGGTGAGAAAAATTAATATGTCCATTGTCCTATATGTGTTGAGAAGTCAATGCCAACTTCACTCTCAGCTTCTTGTACTCGTTTGTTAGTTGTCCATCAACATTTTCCGTGCTgtcattgatttatttttctttcttgaaaAGTTCATTCAATTCATatcaacttattttttattaaaaaaaactaaaaaagttATGGTTAATTAATTGGAACATCATCCaccaaacaaatttaaaattttcattttttttttgggttaatacatctaagtttttatttttatttattattatcttgagGGAATAGAATATTGATATGAGTTGCCTTGGGATATTAATGTAGCATGGGCCATTTGCCTTAAAATAATCACAATCAAATGGTCAATATTGTAAGCTCAAGGTTACATAAAAGTCAGTTGCCAATTCAACATGCTAGATTTATAGTATCTCTCATTTAATCAGAATCTATAAACTTTGggatatcatttttaatatatatatatatattaattgaacATTAATTAATGACACAATAGTGGTTACTGTTTGATTGcatcttgattttgactttgttttctttttaataattttaattatgaaagttaaaattataacttaatctattttaacaataatagttTAGCTAATTAACACTCGATTCTCCCCCGCCAAGCAAAATGAGAGTGTATGTActatgatatatttaaaaaatttgcacATGCCTCCTgcatgtgatttatctattttatatatatatatatatatattcatttctaGCTTTCTCACCATGGTTTTAAGAGTTACATAGAAACATATTTAATGAGACACCATTGTTGGTGATTTTGGGATAGTTTTGATTCGGtgattatatgaataataaaacaaaattttattttagaagtacccaaataataataataataataataataataataataataatagaaaggCCAGTTAAAGAGCATGTGACAAGTTAGGAATCTGTAccaatttttggaaaaattttaatatcaaacaaaaatgtaaagaaataatttttattaatactaaCCAAATCAGAAATGAGCTAATTTCAGAAAGAGATAATTACCTGCATACCCTTTTGGTATTTGCCAACAAACTTTGCAAAAATAGCACACCCTTTTGAtgaaaaaatcaacaatataaattctattaaatgagcatatttatttttaatatcaatcttttgtttatttatttttttttttttcttcagtaTAATTTAggtataaattaataaaaatgaattataaaaaataatagcattGCCTAACTTAGAGAAAAATAGTTAAAGAACTACTAAAAATATCTTCTACAGcttgtatttatttatctccATTGCTAAATGTTTTTCTTCAaatgatcatcaataaaaatgcaGAGAGAAAACCAACAAAGGAAGGAGAAATCTGTAGATGAATGGCTACCAATAACATCATCAAGAAATGCAAAATGGTGGTACTCCGCCTTCCACAACGTCACGGCCATGGTCGGCGCCGGCGTGCTCAGCCTACCTTATGCAATGTCTGAACTTGGATGGTAAATAAGACTTGTCCAATTATCACACATTCTTGAAATAtttattcttaattaaaaaacaatgtgTTAACATTTCCACAGGGGTCCTGGCATAACAGTATTGATCCTGTCATGGATCATCACACTATACACACTATGGCAAATGGTCGAGATGCACGAAATGGTACCCGGAAAACGATTCGATCGATATCATGAACTTGGACAACATGCATTCGGCGAAAAACTCGGCCTCTGGATCGTTGTCCCACAACAATTAATCGTCGAGGTTGGAGTGAACATTGTCTATATGGTTACCGGCGGAAAATCTTTAAAGAAGTTTCATGATGTTGTTTGCCCGGACTGCAAGAACATCAAGCTCACATACTTCATCATGATCTTCGCCTCGGTGCATTTCGTGCTCTCGCAGCTCCCTAATTTTAACTCCATCTCCGGAGTTTCCTTAGCTGCTGCAGTCATGTCTCTTaggtaatttaaaaataaaactagcatGTATCAAGAGAGCATATTAAAAACTAACCAACAAAAATGTCGTTGGCAGTTACTCGACGATAGCATGGGGAGCATCTGTGGACAAAGGGAAGCAATCAGGAGTGGAATATGGATACAAGTCCTCGAGCACGGCCGGCACAGTGTTAGACTTCTTCAGTGCACTAGGAGATGTTGCCTTTGCTTATGCCGGTCACAATGTGGTCCTAGAGATCCAAGCAACGATACCGTCATCACCTGAAAAACCTTCAAAAAAACCGATGTGGAAGGGTGTTATTGTTGCCTATATAGTCGTCGCCCTATGCTACTTCCCTGTCGCGTTGATCGGGTACTGGGCTTTCGGTAATTCGGTCTCGGACAACATCCTGATCACCCTGGAGAAACCCAGGTGGTTGATTGCCATGGCCAATATGATGGTTGTGATTCATGTAATTGGGAGTTACCAGGTTTGATACCTTAACTTCTTTACTGCTGTTCCTTCACTTTTTAGACAAATTAACATTGTAATTCAATTGCAGATATACGCAATGCCGGTTTTCGACATGATCGAAACCGTTCTTGTCAAGAAACTTCATTTCCCACCAGGTGTTACTCTTCGACTAATTGCTCGCAGCCTATATGTTGGTATGTTCTTTTCTCCCGACTTTTGAGTTGGAAAGTGAATGAAATGCCTTCGTTTTCTTTCTCACCTAAAAGTTTTGTAAACTTGTTAACTCTTTCAATTGAAATTGATTCATCTAAATTTTCTGCAGCGTTCACAATGTTCGTCGGTATAACATTCCCGTTCTTCGGCGGACTACTTGGATTCTTCGGTGGATTTGCATTTGCTCCTACAACATACTTTGTAAGCTCTAAAACATTTCATTGACTAAAAATAATCTTGCCAAAGAATCAGGATTCATAAAATCATTACCCTGTTTTTACAGCTCCCATGCATCATGTGGCTTGTTATTTACAAACCTCGGAGAGGTAGTTTATCTTGGATCACAAACTGGGTAAGCTATCAAATGATAACCAATAAAACctttctctgttttcatctAACCATTATTTCATTGAAAAGATTCAGCCAAGTTTTCTATTTTCATGGGTTTCAGATTTGCATCATTCTGGGAATCTGTTTGATGTTTCTATCATCTATTGGAGGACTTCGGCAGATCATTAAAAATGCAAAGAGTTATCAGTTCTACTCATAAGTATGTTAACCGAATCAAACATACACCTGAATCAGTTGATGAACATTGGATTGGTGGCACATTCTGAAACTATGGCTGGTTACTGGAAGAGAGTATTATGTGATATGCTAATGATGATGTCCAATGGCCTAGCATCAAGAGCATGCAGAATTTCTGAGGTTATTTCTACCAATAGAagctattattatttatggttTGCATATGAAATAAAGATGGAGTTGTCATGTAAAATTTTATGCTATTTGTTTGTGTTACAAGTTTCATATTCATTAATAAGCAATACAATTGAAGACATGGGAACTGAAGTATTGAAACAAAAGGccgagaaaagaaaaaggtctTAAAATTTTATTCCGGATTCACATCCTCGTCGTCCAAGATAAAAACTCGTTCTTTATAATAATGTAGTTGAtacttcatttttatttctattcaaACATCGAGAATTTGAATTTTACTCGTGACTTTGTCCAttt
It encodes:
- the LOC120275992 gene encoding lysine histidine transporter 1-like, with product MGTEVPPHGTYKNNTYQRENQQRKEKSVDEWLPITSSRNAKWWYSAFHNVTAMVGAGVLSLPYAMSELGWGPGITVLILSWIITLYTLWQMVEMHEMVPGKRFDRYHELGQHAFGEKLGLWIVVPQQLIVEVGVNIVYMVTGGKSLKKFHDVVCPDCKNIKLTYFIMIFASVHFVLSQLPNFNSISGVSLAAAVMSLSYSTIAWGASVDKGKQSGVEYGYKSSSTAGTVLDFFSALGDVAFAYAGHNVVLEIQATIPSSPEKPSKKPMWKGVIVAYIVVALCYFPVALIGYWAFGNSVSDNILITLEKPRWLIAMANMMVVIHVIGSYQIYAMPVFDMIETVLVKKLHFPPGVTLRLIARSLYVAFTMFVGITFPFFGGLLGFFGGFAFAPTTYFLPCIMWLVIYKPRRGSLSWITNWICIILGICLMFLSSIGGLRQIIKNAKSYQFYS